A DNA window from Gillisia sp. Hel1_33_143 contains the following coding sequences:
- the rsmI gene encoding 16S rRNA (cytidine(1402)-2'-O)-methyltransferase — MAKLFLVPTPIGNLEDMTFRAIRVLKEVDYILAEDTRNSGKLLKHFEINTPMHSHHMHNEHKTVETIVRRIQGGETFALISDAGTPAISDPGFLLTRACVQAGIEVDCLPGATAFVPALVNSGFPNDKFVFEGFLPVKKGRQTRLKLLAEEDRTIIFYESPHKLIKSLAQFVEYFGENRLVSVSREITKLHEETIRGTAKEVLEYYTNKPPKGEIVVVVQGKA; from the coding sequence ATGGCAAAACTTTTTTTAGTGCCAACACCCATTGGTAATCTTGAGGATATGACCTTTAGGGCTATTAGAGTTCTTAAAGAGGTAGACTATATCCTGGCAGAAGATACCAGAAATAGCGGTAAACTTTTAAAACACTTCGAGATCAACACTCCTATGCATAGTCATCATATGCATAATGAGCATAAAACAGTAGAAACCATTGTTAGAAGGATTCAGGGTGGAGAAACTTTTGCATTAATAAGCGATGCAGGAACTCCTGCTATTAGTGATCCAGGTTTTTTATTAACTCGAGCTTGCGTACAGGCGGGAATAGAAGTAGACTGTTTGCCAGGTGCTACTGCATTTGTACCTGCGCTTGTAAATAGTGGTTTCCCAAATGATAAGTTTGTGTTTGAGGGTTTCTTACCTGTCAAAAAAGGTAGGCAAACCAGATTAAAGCTTTTAGCAGAAGAAGATAGAACCATCATCTTTTATGAATCTCCTCATAAGCTTATTAAGAGCTTAGCACAATTTGTAGAATATTTTGGGGAAAACAGGCTAGTTTCTGTTTCCAGAGAGATAACCAAACTTCACGAAGAAACTATTCGTGGTACTGCAAAAGAAGTTTTGGAATATTACACCAATAAACCTCCAAAAGGCGAAATAGTGGTTGTGGTACAAGGGAAGGCTTAA
- a CDS encoding uracil-DNA glycosylase family protein yields the protein MQQLLNTIRQCEVCVKHLPRGPRPIIEASVDSKILLVSQAPGRVVHESGIAWTDQSGRKLREWLGVDENTFFNTSNFAILPMGFCYPGKGKTGDLPPRKECAPLWHEQVFSELQNIKLIILIGSYASSYYLPEEKTNLTQKAADFEEHLPKYWVVPHPSPVNRFWRAKNLWFEESVVPQLQQKIADILK from the coding sequence ATGCAACAACTTTTAAATACTATTAGGCAATGTGAGGTTTGTGTAAAACATTTACCCCGCGGCCCACGGCCTATCATTGAAGCCTCTGTAGATTCTAAGATTTTATTGGTTAGTCAGGCACCGGGAAGAGTAGTGCATGAATCTGGTATTGCCTGGACAGATCAAAGCGGAAGAAAGTTAAGGGAATGGCTCGGTGTAGATGAAAACACTTTCTTCAATACTTCCAACTTTGCCATATTACCTATGGGATTTTGCTATCCCGGAAAAGGAAAGACGGGAGATCTTCCTCCAAGAAAAGAATGTGCGCCGCTATGGCATGAGCAGGTATTTTCAGAACTTCAGAATATAAAGTTGATCATTCTTATAGGCTCTTATGCCTCTTCTTATTATCTTCCTGAAGAAAAAACTAATCTTACTCAAAAAGCAGCAGATTTTGAAGAGCATCTACCCAAATATTGGGTGGTTCCACATCCATCCCCGGTAAACAGATTTTGGCGAGCTAAAAATCTATGGTTCGAAGAAAGCGTTGTACCTCAACTTCAGCAAAAGATTGCAGATATATTAAAATAA
- the recJ gene encoding single-stranded-DNA-specific exonuclease RecJ, which produces MRWTLKPKPDSETVSQLASKLGVEKPIASLLVQRGIETFDEAKKFFRPSLEDLHDPYLMKDMDLAIDRIEKAIENGENIMVFGDYDVDGTTSVALLSSFLKSFYPNVATYIPDRYEEGYGVSYKGIDFAADNDITLIIALDCGIKAIDKVAYASEKGVDFIICDHHRPGNEIPKAVAVLDPKRDDCEYPYKELCGCGVGFKLMQAWAIKQEYPLDTLLPYLDLVATAIGADIVPITGENRVLAYHGLHVINTAPRVGFQAILDQVKKETLTITDVVFILAPRINAAGRMKHGLHAVNLLVEDDVETAKQFAAEIESYNSDRKNADKTITVEALAQIEDLEEKERFTTVVYQENWHKGVIGIVASRLIETYYRPTLVFTKSGEKLAASARSVKGFDVYDALEACSEHIEQFGGHKYAAGLTLHESEYENFKRKFEEVVAATIEKHMLVPEVSIDTELNLVDITPKFYRILKQFAPHGPGNMSPVFLTQNLKDSGFGKCVGADDLHLKCKVKQGNSALSIDAIGFNLGPKCNLITNAQIFKAAYSIDENEWNGNISLQLKLKDISD; this is translated from the coding sequence ATGCGCTGGACATTAAAACCTAAACCCGATAGTGAAACTGTCTCTCAACTTGCATCAAAACTTGGAGTTGAAAAACCTATTGCTTCTTTATTGGTTCAGCGAGGAATAGAAACTTTTGATGAGGCTAAGAAATTCTTCAGGCCTTCTTTAGAAGATCTTCATGATCCTTATTTAATGAAGGATATGGATCTGGCGATTGATCGAATTGAAAAGGCGATAGAAAATGGTGAGAATATCATGGTTTTTGGAGACTATGATGTAGACGGAACTACCAGTGTGGCGTTACTTTCATCTTTCTTGAAAAGTTTTTATCCAAATGTTGCAACCTATATTCCGGATAGATATGAAGAAGGTTACGGAGTTTCTTATAAAGGAATTGATTTTGCTGCCGATAATGATATTACACTAATCATTGCCTTAGACTGCGGAATTAAAGCCATAGATAAAGTTGCCTATGCTTCAGAAAAGGGAGTAGATTTTATAATATGTGATCATCACCGCCCCGGAAATGAAATCCCTAAAGCAGTAGCTGTATTAGATCCAAAGAGGGATGACTGCGAATATCCTTATAAAGAACTTTGTGGTTGCGGGGTAGGGTTTAAATTAATGCAGGCTTGGGCGATAAAGCAAGAATATCCATTAGATACTCTTTTGCCTTATTTAGACCTAGTAGCTACTGCAATTGGTGCAGATATAGTTCCTATTACCGGAGAAAATAGAGTGCTAGCTTACCATGGTTTACATGTTATTAATACCGCTCCAAGGGTTGGGTTTCAGGCAATATTAGATCAGGTAAAAAAAGAAACGCTTACAATAACGGATGTTGTCTTTATACTCGCGCCAAGAATAAATGCTGCCGGTAGAATGAAACATGGATTACATGCCGTGAATTTGCTTGTAGAGGATGATGTAGAAACTGCAAAACAATTTGCAGCAGAAATAGAATCTTATAATTCAGACAGAAAGAACGCAGATAAAACAATAACAGTAGAGGCTTTAGCTCAGATCGAAGATCTAGAAGAAAAGGAGCGCTTTACAACAGTGGTATATCAGGAGAATTGGCATAAAGGGGTAATTGGAATTGTAGCTTCCCGCTTAATAGAAACCTATTATAGACCTACCTTGGTCTTTACTAAAAGCGGAGAGAAACTAGCAGCTTCTGCAAGATCTGTAAAAGGTTTTGATGTTTATGACGCCTTGGAAGCGTGTAGCGAACATATAGAACAATTTGGAGGTCATAAATATGCTGCAGGGCTTACGCTACACGAATCTGAATATGAGAATTTTAAGCGAAAATTTGAGGAAGTGGTAGCGGCAACTATAGAAAAACATATGTTGGTTCCGGAAGTTTCTATAGATACCGAGTTAAATTTGGTAGACATCACTCCAAAATTCTATAGAATTTTAAAGCAATTTGCACCGCATGGGCCGGGCAATATGTCTCCGGTATTTCTTACTCAGAATTTAAAAGATAGTGGCTTTGGGAAATGTGTGGGTGCAGATGACCTTCACTTAAAGTGTAAAGTTAAACAAGGTAATAGTGCATTGTCTATAGATGCTATTGGTTTTAATCTTGGTCCTAAGTGTAATTTGATCACTAATGCTCAAATTTTCAAAGCAGCCTATTCAATAGACGAAAATGAATGGAATGGTAATATTTCTCTTCAGTTGAAATTAAAAGATATAAGCGATTAA
- a CDS encoding glycoside hydrolase family 97 protein, translated as MKFNITLAALLLFLNLSAQKNDYKVNSPDGNIKVSFNLNASGEPYCFIYHKDSKVIDTSYMSFDLKDAPSLSKDFKVADVQSSSFNETWEMPWGEQLKVVNNYNELELNLQETSNFKRKITIVYRVFNDGIGFRYEFPKQENLHEVVITDENTEFALTGDHTAFWIPGDWDIYEHLYNTSKVSKINATTLRDNPNLGKHSYIPENAVVTPVTMKTDNGLYLSFHEAALIDYAGMTLKVDTINFKLSSELVGSDITGYKVKRVTPFNTPWRTILITEKATELIDSKMILNLNEPNKLEDVSWFKPTKYTGIWWEMHLGKNSWDMASGIHGATTQNAKDKIDFSAKNGIGAMLVEGWNTGWEHWIGFEDREGVFDFVTPYSDYDLDEVVRYGKRKGVSIVMHHETSAAPRTYEKQLDTAYALMKKYDMHVVKSGYVGKIIPKGEYHHGQWMVNHYNNAAIKAADYQIAVNAHEPIKATGLRRTYPNIISREGLRGQEFNAWASDGGNPPEHLPIVAFTRMLAGPIDFTPGIFDIKFDKYKPNNQVNTTLAQQLALYVVIYSPIQMVPDLAENYENQPGFQFIRDVVTDWKKTEVLNGEIGDFVTIAREDRNSDNWFLGSITDENARDLDIDLNFLEEGAKYSATIYEDGKNAHWDKNPTSLNIRKFEVTKNDTLKLKLAAGGGAAISFMKNK; from the coding sequence ATGAAATTTAATATTACACTAGCAGCTTTGCTGTTATTTTTGAATCTTTCTGCTCAGAAAAATGATTACAAAGTAAATTCTCCAGATGGGAATATAAAGGTTTCTTTTAATCTCAATGCTTCAGGGGAACCCTATTGTTTTATCTATCATAAGGATAGCAAGGTTATAGATACTTCTTATATGAGCTTTGATCTTAAAGACGCTCCTTCGCTCTCTAAAGATTTTAAAGTAGCAGATGTTCAAAGTTCATCATTCAATGAAACCTGGGAAATGCCATGGGGAGAGCAATTAAAGGTGGTGAATAATTATAATGAACTAGAGCTGAACTTACAGGAAACTTCAAATTTTAAAAGAAAAATTACCATTGTTTATAGAGTTTTCAATGATGGAATTGGCTTTAGATATGAATTTCCAAAACAGGAGAATCTACATGAAGTTGTAATAACAGATGAGAATACAGAATTTGCCTTAACAGGAGACCATACTGCATTCTGGATTCCAGGAGATTGGGATATTTACGAGCATTTGTATAATACCTCGAAGGTTTCAAAAATTAATGCAACAACTTTAAGAGATAACCCGAACTTAGGAAAGCATTCTTATATTCCTGAAAATGCTGTGGTAACTCCAGTAACCATGAAAACAGATAATGGACTTTATTTAAGTTTTCATGAAGCTGCCTTGATAGATTATGCAGGAATGACCTTAAAAGTAGATACGATTAATTTTAAACTTAGCAGTGAGTTGGTAGGTTCTGATATTACGGGTTATAAGGTAAAAAGAGTTACACCATTTAATACTCCTTGGAGAACTATTTTGATCACAGAAAAAGCAACTGAACTTATAGACTCCAAAATGATTTTGAATTTAAATGAACCAAATAAACTGGAAGATGTTTCCTGGTTTAAGCCTACAAAATATACCGGTATCTGGTGGGAAATGCACTTAGGTAAAAATTCTTGGGATATGGCTTCTGGAATTCACGGAGCTACCACTCAAAATGCAAAAGATAAGATTGATTTTTCTGCTAAAAATGGAATAGGAGCCATGTTGGTTGAAGGTTGGAATACTGGATGGGAACATTGGATTGGTTTTGAAGACAGGGAAGGAGTGTTCGATTTTGTAACTCCGTATTCAGATTATGATCTAGATGAGGTTGTAAGATATGGTAAGAGAAAAGGAGTGAGCATTGTAATGCATCACGAAACTTCTGCAGCTCCAAGAACTTATGAAAAGCAATTGGATACAGCATATGCTTTGATGAAGAAATATGACATGCATGTGGTTAAATCTGGATATGTAGGGAAGATCATTCCTAAGGGAGAATATCATCACGGGCAATGGATGGTAAATCATTACAATAATGCAGCTATTAAAGCAGCAGATTACCAAATTGCTGTAAATGCACATGAGCCAATAAAAGCAACAGGATTAAGAAGAACATATCCGAATATAATTTCAAGAGAAGGATTACGTGGACAAGAATTTAATGCGTGGGCCAGTGATGGAGGAAACCCTCCGGAGCATTTACCTATTGTTGCTTTTACCAGAATGCTTGCCGGCCCCATAGATTTTACTCCGGGAATATTTGATATTAAATTTGATAAATACAAGCCGAACAATCAGGTAAATACTACGCTTGCTCAACAATTGGCTTTATATGTAGTAATTTACAGCCCTATTCAAATGGTACCAGATCTAGCTGAAAATTATGAAAATCAGCCGGGATTCCAGTTTATTAGAGATGTAGTTACAGATTGGAAAAAGACAGAAGTCTTAAACGGAGAAATAGGAGATTTTGTAACTATTGCCAGAGAAGACAGGAACAGCGATAATTGGTTCTTAGGAAGTATAACAGATGAAAATGCTAGAGACTTGGACATAGATCTAAATTTCTTAGAGGAAGGAGCTAAATATTCTGCTACTATTTATGAAGATGGTAAAAATGCACATTGGGATAAGAATCCAACATCTTTAAATATTAGAAAATTTGAAGTAACTAAAAATGACACTTTAAAATTAAAGTTAGCTGCCGGGGGTGGAGCTGCGATAAGTTTTATGAAGAATAAATAA
- a CDS encoding UDP-2,3-diacylglucosamine diphosphatase, whose product MNIPAGKKVYFSSDNHLGAPTPEASKSREKKFVKWLDEIKEDAAAIFLLGDLFDFWFEYKHVVPKGFVRTLGKLAEIRDSGIPIYFFVGNHDLWMDDYFEKELNIPVYHKPQKFEFNNKKFLVGHGDGLGPGDHGYKRMKKVFTNPVSKWFYRWLHPDLGVPLAQHLSIKNKLISGEEDQQFLGEEGEWLIQYCRRKLESQHYDYFLFGHRHLPLEIELNETSTYVNTGDWINFYTYAEFDGNELRLKKLQP is encoded by the coding sequence ATGAACATTCCAGCAGGAAAAAAAGTTTATTTCTCTAGCGATAATCACCTTGGCGCTCCCACACCGGAAGCCAGCAAATCTCGTGAAAAGAAGTTTGTAAAATGGCTGGATGAGATCAAAGAAGATGCAGCTGCAATTTTCTTATTAGGAGATCTTTTCGACTTTTGGTTTGAATATAAACACGTTGTTCCAAAGGGATTTGTACGAACTTTAGGAAAGCTAGCAGAAATTAGAGATAGTGGTATTCCAATTTATTTCTTTGTTGGAAATCACGACCTGTGGATGGATGATTATTTTGAAAAAGAATTGAACATCCCCGTGTATCACAAGCCACAAAAGTTTGAATTTAACAATAAGAAATTCTTAGTTGGACATGGTGATGGGCTTGGACCTGGAGATCACGGTTATAAAAGAATGAAAAAGGTATTTACAAATCCAGTTTCTAAATGGTTCTACCGTTGGTTGCATCCAGATCTTGGAGTTCCGTTAGCGCAACATCTTTCTATCAAGAATAAATTAATATCGGGAGAAGAAGATCAGCAATTTTTAGGGGAAGAAGGAGAATGGTTAATTCAATACTGCCGCAGAAAATTAGAATCTCAGCATTATGATTATTTCTTGTTCGGGCATAGACATTTGCCTTTAGAAATAGAGCTCAACGAAACTTCAACCTATGTAAATACAGGAGATTGGATCAATTTCTATACCTATGCAGAATTTGACGGAAATGAATTAAGGCTGAAGAAACTCCAGCCTTAA
- a CDS encoding 6-pyruvoyl trahydropterin synthase family protein — MSKIRITKQFSFETGHALYGYDGKCKNVHGHSYKLSVTVIGTPILDTNNVKYGMVIDFGDLKKIVKSEIVDKFDHATVFNKNTPHVELAKELENRDHNVILVDYQPTSENMVIDFAEKIKKNLPGHIQLHSLKLQETDSSFAEWYASDNS, encoded by the coding sequence ATGAGCAAGATCAGGATCACCAAGCAATTTTCTTTTGAAACAGGGCACGCATTATATGGATATGATGGGAAATGTAAGAATGTGCATGGCCATAGTTATAAGCTAAGCGTTACCGTAATTGGAACTCCAATTCTAGATACCAACAATGTTAAATACGGAATGGTGATAGATTTTGGAGATCTCAAAAAGATCGTGAAGTCTGAAATTGTAGACAAGTTTGATCATGCCACTGTTTTCAACAAAAATACTCCTCATGTAGAACTTGCAAAGGAGCTAGAAAACAGAGATCATAATGTGATCTTGGTAGACTACCAACCCACCAGTGAGAACATGGTGATAGATTTTGCAGAAAAGATCAAGAAAAATCTACCGGGTCATATTCAATTGCACTCGTTAAAACTTCAGGAAACAGACTCTTCTTTTGCAGAGTGGTATGCTTCAGATAATTCTTAG
- a CDS encoding 2OG-Fe(II) oxygenase, with protein MTTTTTSDLELFEQLEFRENPLYEKIISDILENQYSIVEDFFSLEEVAELRQSLLTKYEEDNFKKAAIGNRVNETIEKSVRGDFILWMNEANAELLEKHFFAKINSLVDYLNKTCFLGILQKEFHYALYPEGTFYKRHLDTFQNDDRRKLSMVCYLNDEDWKPENGGELVIYKDENGEEKETKIYPFPGRMVIFESQILEHEVKPVKTPRMSITGWLKTR; from the coding sequence ATGACCACAACCACCACCTCAGATCTGGAATTATTTGAACAACTAGAATTTAGAGAAAATCCGCTCTACGAGAAGATCATTTCTGATATTTTAGAAAATCAATATAGCATAGTTGAAGACTTTTTTAGTTTGGAAGAAGTAGCAGAACTAAGACAATCTCTTTTAACCAAATATGAAGAAGACAACTTTAAGAAAGCAGCTATTGGGAATAGGGTAAATGAAACCATAGAGAAATCTGTGCGTGGAGATTTTATTTTGTGGATGAACGAAGCCAATGCAGAACTTTTGGAGAAGCATTTTTTTGCTAAGATCAATTCTTTGGTAGACTACCTTAACAAGACGTGTTTCTTAGGAATTCTTCAAAAAGAATTTCATTATGCTTTATATCCTGAAGGCACCTTTTATAAGCGGCATTTAGATACCTTTCAAAATGACGATAGAAGAAAGTTGTCTATGGTTTGTTATTTAAATGATGAAGACTGGAAACCTGAAAATGGGGGAGAGTTGGTGATCTATAAAGACGAAAATGGCGAGGAGAAAGAAACAAAGATCTATCCTTTTCCCGGAAGGATGGTGATTTTCGAAAGTCAGATCTTAGAACATGAAGTGAAACCTGTAAAAACTCCAAGAATGAGTATTACAGGATGGTTAAAGACCCGATAA
- a CDS encoding enoyl-CoA hydratase/isomerase family protein, producing the protein MTTNRENGSLYTKIQNKIATVEFGHPASNSFPSELLDRLEKELLRLSTEDTVNVIILRSEGEKAFCAGASFDELVAVENLQQGKQFFSGFAKVINAMRSCKKLILGRIQGKTVGGGVGLAAACDYAMATEAASIKLSELTIGIGPFVIAPAVERKIGVSGLAELTLAAHEWKNAYWAKEKGLFAKVFESIKDLDEEIEMFSEKLASYNPQALLEMKRTLWENTEDWDDLLQKRAAISGELVLSDFTKQALSKFKK; encoded by the coding sequence ATGACCACCAATAGAGAGAACGGAAGTTTATATACCAAAATTCAAAATAAGATAGCCACTGTAGAATTTGGACATCCTGCAAGTAATTCATTCCCATCAGAACTTTTAGACAGATTGGAGAAGGAACTTCTTAGATTATCTACAGAAGATACCGTAAACGTTATTATATTAAGATCTGAAGGAGAAAAAGCATTTTGTGCAGGCGCTTCTTTTGATGAATTGGTGGCGGTAGAAAATTTACAACAAGGAAAACAGTTCTTCTCTGGATTTGCGAAGGTGATCAATGCTATGAGATCTTGTAAGAAACTTATATTAGGAAGAATTCAAGGTAAAACTGTTGGCGGAGGAGTTGGACTTGCTGCCGCATGCGATTACGCTATGGCAACAGAGGCGGCCTCTATAAAGCTTTCTGAACTTACTATAGGTATTGGGCCTTTTGTAATAGCACCAGCCGTAGAGCGTAAAATAGGAGTTTCTGGGTTGGCAGAACTAACTTTAGCTGCTCACGAATGGAAAAATGCGTATTGGGCAAAAGAAAAAGGATTGTTTGCTAAAGTGTTCGAATCTATTAAAGATCTAGATGAGGAAATTGAAATGTTTAGTGAAAAACTGGCATCCTATAATCCACAAGCTTTGTTGGAAATGAAACGTACGCTTTGGGAAAATACCGAAGATTGGGACGATTTACTTCAAAAAAGAGCTGCTATTAGTGGAGAATTAGTGCTTTCTGACTTTACAAAACAAGCACTTTCTAAGTTTAAAAAATAA
- a CDS encoding lipoprotein — MKKLILLFVSTLILTSCNVDDDGPKTLLTPAEVSEIDVPDYFENGKTYEIDIVYLLPDACHNAAGINVQRGSNSNGEKEWRDIYVTGVASYDSNLSECNKDATNTELEKDGSFKITIPMNDEQSYTFFLWTGVDTDNKNIYTEVVVPIGKPEDAAQAVWSN; from the coding sequence ATGAAAAAACTAATTTTACTATTTGTGAGCACCTTGATCTTAACTAGTTGCAATGTAGATGATGATGGGCCTAAAACTTTGTTAACTCCAGCAGAAGTATCTGAGATAGACGTGCCAGATTATTTTGAAAACGGAAAAACTTACGAGATAGATATAGTGTATCTGTTGCCAGATGCATGCCATAATGCGGCGGGTATTAACGTTCAAAGAGGAAGCAATAGCAATGGCGAAAAAGAATGGCGTGATATCTATGTTACTGGAGTTGCTTCTTATGATTCTAATTTATCTGAATGTAATAAGGATGCTACTAATACAGAACTAGAAAAAGATGGTTCATTTAAGATCACAATTCCTATGAATGATGAGCAATCTTATACGTTCTTTCTCTGGACTGGGGTAGATACAGATAACAAGAATATTTATACCGAAGTTGTTGTACCAATTGGGAAACCAGAAGATGCAGCACAAGCTGTTTGGAGTAATTAA
- a CDS encoding MATE family efflux transporter, with protein sequence MSTAISFKNINRIAIPAIIAGIAEPLISLTDIAVIGNVEDHPIEALAAAGIVGSFLSAIIWIVAQTKTAISAIVSQHLGANRLHAVKTLIPQAIAFNLVLSFVIYGVTAFFAHSIFSAYNADGLILQYSEDYYQIRALGYPLTLVTFAIFGVFRGLQNTLWAMKCSLTGAVVNVALDYLLVYGIDGYLEPMHLKGAAYASLAAQLVMLIMALWFFFKKTPFHLKLSFTINPRMKGLLLMAANLFVRTAALNFAIYLANAYATGYGKNYIAAQSILMNIWLFFSFFIDGYANAGNAIGGKLLGSKDYKSLWELSKKISKYAVLIAFILMGICFLLYDQIGLLFNKEASVLVLFSSVFWIVLVMQPVNAIAFMFDGIFKGLGEAKYLRNLLLVATFLVFTPVLLIADHFGLKLHAIWIAFFCWMLLRSSALVIKFRRKYLNKEV encoded by the coding sequence TTGAGCACTGCCATAAGTTTTAAGAATATCAATCGCATCGCTATTCCTGCAATTATCGCCGGAATTGCCGAACCTCTTATTTCATTAACTGATATTGCTGTTATTGGAAATGTAGAAGATCACCCAATAGAAGCTTTAGCAGCCGCAGGAATTGTTGGTTCTTTTCTCTCTGCTATTATCTGGATCGTGGCTCAAACCAAAACCGCTATTTCTGCCATTGTTTCTCAACATTTAGGAGCTAATAGATTACACGCTGTTAAAACTCTTATTCCACAAGCAATTGCTTTTAACTTGGTACTTAGCTTTGTAATCTATGGAGTAACTGCTTTCTTTGCGCATTCTATTTTTAGCGCATATAATGCCGATGGATTGATACTTCAATATTCTGAAGATTACTATCAAATAAGGGCTTTAGGCTATCCTTTAACTTTGGTAACATTTGCAATTTTTGGAGTTTTTCGCGGACTTCAAAATACACTTTGGGCCATGAAATGCAGTCTTACGGGAGCGGTGGTAAATGTAGCTTTAGATTATTTGTTGGTATATGGTATTGATGGATATTTGGAACCAATGCATTTAAAAGGAGCTGCTTATGCCAGTTTAGCTGCGCAGTTGGTCATGCTTATCATGGCTTTATGGTTCTTCTTCAAAAAAACACCTTTTCATTTAAAGCTGAGTTTCACCATCAACCCTAGAATGAAAGGACTATTGCTTATGGCTGCCAACTTGTTTGTAAGAACAGCCGCCTTGAATTTCGCCATTTATTTAGCCAATGCCTACGCAACCGGATACGGGAAAAATTATATTGCAGCCCAGAGCATCTTAATGAATATTTGGTTATTCTTTTCCTTTTTTATAGATGGCTATGCAAATGCCGGAAATGCAATTGGCGGGAAATTATTAGGATCTAAAGATTATAAAAGTTTGTGGGAGCTCAGTAAAAAGATCAGCAAATACGCAGTGCTAATAGCTTTTATATTAATGGGAATCTGTTTCTTGCTTTATGACCAGATCGGACTTTTATTCAACAAAGAAGCCAGTGTATTAGTATTGTTCTCTTCTGTTTTCTGGATTGTTCTAGTTATGCAACCCGTAAATGCCATCGCTTTTATGTTCGACGGAATTTTTAAAGGTTTGGGAGAAGCTAAATATCTTCGGAATCTACTGCTAGTTGCTACGTTTTTAGTGTTTACACCCGTTCTTTTAATAGCAGATCATTTCGGACTAAAACTGCACGCCATCTGGATAGCATTCTTCTGCTGGATGCTTCTTAGAAGTAGCGCTTTAGTAATAAAATTCAGAAGAAAATATCTTAATAAAGAGGTTTAA
- a CDS encoding GNAT family N-acetyltransferase encodes MKDSSQIRLATSSDLQNIKSLTEACALAMQEKGIFQWNEHYPSLKKLEFDVDHNELFVLENYDKLLGIIVLTHIMDEEYIPISWLTANSKNLYIHRLATDPATWGKGYGKKLMNFAEDFARENNYESVRLDTFSQNKRNQRFYEARGYQKLGDIFFPKQSTHPFHCYELVL; translated from the coding sequence TTGAAAGATTCATCACAAATTAGATTAGCTACTTCTAGCGATCTTCAAAATATTAAAAGTTTAACCGAAGCTTGTGCTCTTGCGATGCAAGAGAAGGGGATCTTTCAATGGAATGAACACTACCCTTCTTTAAAAAAATTAGAATTTGATGTTGATCATAATGAGTTATTTGTTTTAGAAAATTATGATAAGCTCTTAGGAATTATAGTTCTAACCCATATTATGGACGAAGAATACATTCCTATTTCTTGGCTCACCGCAAATTCTAAGAATCTTTATATACATCGTTTAGCTACAGATCCTGCAACTTGGGGAAAAGGCTACGGTAAAAAATTAATGAATTTTGCAGAAGATTTTGCCAGAGAAAATAATTACGAATCGGTTAGATTAGACACTTTTAGTCAGAACAAAAGAAATCAACGTTTTTATGAAGCTCGTGGATATCAGAAATTAGGCGACATCTTTTTCCCTAAACAAAGCACGCATCCCTTTCATTGTTATGAATTGGTATTATAA